In Leptospira harrisiae, a genomic segment contains:
- a CDS encoding LIC_12337 family protein translates to MKKILYTLIFFGMSLHLSDFNKLTRLNRNDQLIHLFSNAIHLGIGSEKLWSATSADNWGFVRQSATWARGNSGIIDSLILALKNAGYFNSSAPRNDVLNNVNLSGFGSATLTIKISQSISGIASTAYTGTKTFNHFFEIKKTGASTPSLQLFFDDPETTLGNDGALVYYRLVDFGNPQFANVGNVITESYTANDSVYGTKFQTYTWRNGPENVSWISKHGRVVLTEVDAGRQLCFRSVVRLTFTKLKEVNPSGATALDNLKTVCNTAQGTGSSDQIYYALAYMQKFDSPFQTTAKATFTMSTARPETICAIPETPSSPNVRLSYGIFNINGYVTDQLLAAQVPQDYPSPTVGGADFMSVDEAFNRTYVAFGASISGQTALGTVKQYETTSKAFLDAFDGSDQNLTFK, encoded by the coding sequence ATGAAAAAGATTCTTTATACGCTCATATTTTTTGGGATGAGCCTTCATCTTTCCGATTTCAACAAACTCACCCGTTTGAACAGAAACGACCAACTCATTCATTTATTTAGTAATGCCATCCATTTGGGAATTGGTTCCGAAAAACTTTGGTCGGCAACTAGTGCAGATAACTGGGGTTTTGTGCGCCAATCAGCCACCTGGGCTCGGGGGAATTCAGGAATCATCGATTCACTGATCCTTGCATTAAAAAACGCAGGTTACTTCAATAGTTCTGCACCAAGGAATGATGTCTTAAACAATGTCAATTTAAGCGGATTTGGTTCTGCAACTCTTACTATCAAAATCAGCCAATCTATTTCAGGAATCGCTTCCACTGCTTATACGGGTACCAAAACATTTAACCATTTTTTTGAAATTAAAAAAACAGGGGCCTCCACTCCCTCCTTACAATTGTTCTTCGATGATCCAGAGACAACTTTAGGAAACGATGGAGCTTTGGTTTACTATCGATTGGTTGATTTTGGAAATCCTCAATTTGCCAATGTAGGAAATGTCATCACTGAAAGTTATACTGCAAATGATTCAGTGTATGGAACCAAATTCCAAACTTATACATGGAGAAACGGACCAGAAAACGTAAGTTGGATTAGTAAACATGGTCGAGTGGTTCTAACGGAAGTAGATGCGGGAAGACAACTTTGTTTTCGCTCTGTGGTTCGTTTGACCTTTACGAAACTCAAAGAAGTGAATCCATCGGGAGCAACGGCATTAGACAATTTAAAAACTGTCTGCAACACAGCGCAAGGAACTGGCTCTAGCGACCAAATTTACTATGCATTGGCTTATATGCAAAAGTTTGATTCTCCTTTCCAAACGACTGCCAAAGCAACATTTACTATGAGTACCGCAAGGCCGGAAACAATCTGTGCCATACCTGAAACTCCATCTTCTCCTAATGTCCGTTTGTCTTATGGAATTTTTAATATTAATGGATATGTAACGGATCAGTTGTTAGCGGCCCAAGTTCCCCAAGACTATCCAAGTCCAACTGTTGGTGGAGCCGATTTTATGTCTGTAGATGAAGCTTTTAATAGAACTTATGTTGCCTTCGGTGCAAGTATTTCAGGTCAAACAGCACTAGGCACTGTCAAACAATACGAAACTACTTCCAAAGCGTTTTTGGATGCGTTTGATGGTTCCGACCAAAACCTAACATTTAAATAA
- a CDS encoding Ig-like domain-containing protein: MKLVRWKLLFLFALLFQCSSKIGSLDDWIGILNTNDIPKVLVFSPSSDANNVDPKTNISVVFSKAMSIQSCVSAFSLDPAVRGSFETSEFTLKYSPKTDLPSGGYVIRLTKQCEDKTGKDLDRVYTIPFRVGEKQTPGSPEVNSIFAFTGTDSECLAGGIANNLLLDGDHLVCSGIPGPSPIQVQFSKPMNQVEVGLGLRIEPVISYRLEWETSTSLTVLPDTNWSPETRYNILFPVGLHSLDGAELSTVVRSDFLVGADLNDPEVIGFGLESQNCSLGIQELGSDTGAVWDSGFCFWSRGLPILSPNSYHFRGGDSGFGGPGTNSDCADVNTDNFRIFFNQYMDTTSVIGASRLSKISPPSTNIRLSTWNWSHCQSVSPFGCKQLTYSFAESEASCNGTLFGNISTGGDFNLSFSARAPNFYPYYEFRLDPEAKSVSGKRMKVGFTIQVEAK; this comes from the coding sequence ATGAAACTCGTTAGATGGAAATTATTGTTTTTATTCGCACTGTTATTTCAATGTTCTTCAAAAATAGGTTCCTTAGATGACTGGATTGGAATTTTAAACACAAATGATATACCCAAAGTGCTTGTTTTTTCTCCTTCGTCAGATGCAAACAATGTAGATCCAAAAACAAATATCTCCGTTGTATTTAGTAAAGCTATGTCGATTCAGTCATGTGTCTCAGCTTTTTCTTTGGATCCTGCGGTTCGTGGGAGTTTTGAAACATCCGAGTTCACTCTAAAATATTCTCCGAAAACAGATTTGCCATCCGGAGGTTATGTGATCCGGCTCACCAAACAATGCGAAGATAAAACAGGAAAGGATTTGGATCGAGTATATACAATTCCGTTTCGTGTGGGTGAAAAACAAACTCCAGGGTCTCCTGAAGTAAATTCGATTTTTGCTTTTACTGGAACAGATTCCGAATGTTTGGCAGGTGGAATAGCCAATAATTTGTTGTTAGACGGTGATCATCTTGTTTGTTCAGGAATTCCAGGTCCTTCTCCCATCCAAGTTCAATTTTCCAAACCAATGAACCAAGTTGAAGTTGGACTTGGTCTACGGATTGAGCCGGTTATTTCTTACCGTTTGGAATGGGAAACTTCCACATCATTGACTGTTTTACCTGACACCAATTGGTCACCCGAAACAAGGTATAATATTTTATTTCCAGTTGGCCTTCATTCATTGGATGGTGCGGAACTCTCAACAGTCGTTCGTTCGGATTTTTTAGTAGGGGCTGATTTGAATGATCCCGAAGTTATTGGATTTGGTTTAGAATCACAAAACTGCAGTTTGGGGATTCAAGAATTAGGGTCAGATACTGGAGCTGTTTGGGATTCTGGATTTTGTTTTTGGAGCCGAGGACTACCCATTCTAAGCCCAAATTCTTATCATTTTCGCGGTGGTGATTCTGGGTTCGGAGGACCTGGAACCAATTCAGATTGTGCAGATGTAAACACAGACAACTTTAGAATTTTTTTTAACCAATATATGGATACAACATCTGTGATTGGAGCGTCCCGTTTATCAAAGATATCTCCTCCATCAACAAACATTCGTCTGTCGACATGGAATTGGTCACATTGCCAATCAGTATCTCCATTTGGTTGTAAACAATTGACTTATTCCTTTGCGGAAAGTGAAGCAAGTTGTAATGGGACATTGTTCGGAAATATTTCAACTGGTGGAGATTTTAATTTATCTTTCTCTGCTCGGGCTCCTAACTTTTACCCGTATTATGAATTTCGATTAGATCCAGAAGCCAAGTCTGTTTCGGGGAAACGAATGAAAGTAGGATTTACCATTCAGGTAGAAGCAAAATGA
- a CDS encoding FecR domain-containing protein, with the protein MIRIIVSILFLLLTTTLAAEEVGIISFIQGTNYLSGPRFKKGKEPVKLGSILKKGDTITTENGTCEIQLATQATVRLSKYSSIQIEDLLNPKSKSTTLKLVGGKLFVKAHKPAAGVPSQNQISVVNPSFVAGVRGTEFLAASPDVGGVDEDLSTVETGVYVNEGTVAVSPDKRGKPTLITENEEAIISGKDLKKQILDEFVKDKMRIFEEFKAIKEENYQRIKEQYEKNDQLMNQYKGQGSGDE; encoded by the coding sequence ATGATTCGGATCATTGTTTCCATTTTGTTTCTTCTTTTGACCACAACCCTTGCCGCCGAGGAAGTAGGGATTATTAGTTTCATCCAAGGAACAAATTATCTTTCTGGGCCTCGTTTCAAAAAGGGAAAAGAGCCAGTAAAGTTAGGTAGTATCCTAAAAAAGGGGGATACGATCACTACAGAAAACGGAACTTGTGAAATCCAATTGGCAACGCAAGCGACTGTCCGATTGTCCAAATACTCCTCTATCCAGATAGAAGACCTTCTCAATCCCAAATCAAAATCCACTACGCTCAAACTCGTTGGCGGAAAACTCTTCGTAAAAGCACACAAACCAGCAGCGGGTGTTCCAAGCCAAAATCAAATCAGTGTGGTCAATCCTAGTTTTGTGGCAGGTGTTAGGGGAACCGAATTTTTAGCTGCTTCTCCTGACGTAGGCGGAGTTGACGAAGACCTTAGTACCGTTGAAACTGGAGTTTATGTAAACGAAGGGACTGTGGCAGTTAGCCCAGACAAAAGAGGAAAACCGACCCTTATTACTGAAAACGAAGAGGCTATAATTTCAGGAAAAGATTTAAAAAAACAGATTTTAGATGAATTTGTAAAAGATAAAATGCGCATTTTTGAAGAGTTCAAAGCTATCAAAGAAGAAAACTACCAACGAATCAAAGAACAATACGAAAAGAACGACCAACTCATGAATCAATACAAAGGCCAAGGCAGTGGAGACGAGTAA
- a CDS encoding DUF4384 domain-containing protein, translating to MKQFLVLSSIISLSLFSSDKIGRLPVYKIAIETISSSDDALTLRDFIREEIQTTSRGVVTPALKEFEPGIWEFDKEGNPSEETVLRLKRLTAMDKLLLVSTEDGQAVISFVDVLHQKLEYRNSLPESLSKALVSDFLGFLDKKNIYLALSETGSGSNAQLKINSLKPTYVAGEPIRFEIESAEDNYVYVVLVPENQKGEPILLFPNQIQNDNFVRKGDRVTIPDKRISFRASSTSSKDKIRAFASREEWKEFQLRGKKEDSFYRLLPPAVTGTKTSIKPMIVLPNTLTASIEQSPVMEWEYQILSR from the coding sequence ATGAAACAATTCCTAGTTCTCTCTTCGATTATTTCTCTTTCACTCTTTTCTTCTGACAAAATTGGAAGGTTACCTGTTTATAAAATTGCAATAGAGACAATTTCTTCATCCGACGATGCCTTGACTCTGCGTGATTTTATTAGAGAAGAAATCCAGACTACATCGCGGGGAGTAGTGACACCGGCCTTAAAAGAGTTTGAGCCTGGTATTTGGGAATTTGATAAAGAAGGAAATCCATCGGAAGAAACTGTTCTCCGTTTAAAACGACTCACAGCCATGGATAAACTCCTTCTCGTTTCTACGGAAGATGGACAGGCGGTGATTTCCTTTGTGGATGTTTTACACCAAAAATTGGAATACCGTAATTCACTTCCGGAGAGTCTTTCGAAGGCTCTTGTCTCCGATTTCCTCGGATTTTTAGATAAAAAAAATATTTACTTAGCTTTGTCAGAAACGGGTTCAGGATCCAATGCCCAACTCAAAATCAATTCCTTAAAACCAACTTATGTTGCCGGTGAACCCATTCGTTTTGAAATTGAATCTGCAGAAGACAACTATGTCTATGTCGTATTAGTTCCCGAAAATCAAAAAGGAGAACCAATCCTCCTATTTCCAAACCAAATTCAAAATGATAATTTTGTCCGCAAGGGCGATCGCGTGACTATTCCTGATAAACGAATTTCGTTTAGGGCATCCTCTACTTCTTCTAAAGACAAGATACGTGCTTTTGCTTCTCGCGAGGAATGGAAGGAGTTCCAACTCAGAGGCAAAAAAGAAGATTCTTTCTATAGGCTCCTGCCCCCAGCTGTCACAGGAACCAAGACCAGTATCAAACCAATGATTGTATTGCCCAATACTCTCACCGCATCCATTGAACAAAGTCCAGTGATGGAGTGGGAATACCAAATCCTCTCTCGATAA
- a CDS encoding TolC family protein, whose protein sequence is MCYKLWVFCFGIGILFGPLLAEGKLLWEDCVWIGMERNGSLGLEQVRSEIFPILSREKWKQYLPKLGVHYFGIFSKNPEQIDQEYRDVRLQIQQLLYDGGETEREKQKLEIRKLIHSEEKKLLREKIFKSISIAYLSFQKRQLVDSIYQLRSERYKLEQQKRKKEMELGLSSKSESEWRKVWEVEFQSKWIHSESAKKLAILDLYQTMSLDPNVPISLAGGFTERIRLFDPSSDQMIVNENHPLRRKTRLQIELAELEEESLENDWKPKLVLGGYVGKSGNGGFPLQNEIYGLSVGVQANLGGTSFQSNTQNGIQSEGNGIQRIPGYGPQPVGPGENSFQSGSIGLFDDLGRNKKIFDSKMSLLQAKADWKQSEISFFSQVHSIEIKLHELYQKYNLYLESTKSNLNQHRSKREENKQGLISEIEYLKSEEEVFVGLELLLEPYFQYISTALELVLLLGENPFDNRYYRLEPNRFPSDLSKILADWKDLPQNDIRKINEPIQKKPYPFLMEDPYETR, encoded by the coding sequence ATGTGCTATAAGTTGTGGGTTTTTTGTTTTGGTATCGGAATACTCTTTGGTCCCTTGTTGGCAGAGGGCAAATTGTTATGGGAGGATTGCGTTTGGATTGGGATGGAGCGGAATGGAAGTTTGGGTTTGGAACAGGTTCGTTCGGAAATTTTCCCAATTTTGTCTCGGGAGAAATGGAAACAATACTTACCTAAATTAGGAGTTCATTATTTTGGGATCTTTTCTAAAAACCCAGAACAGATTGACCAGGAATACCGCGATGTTCGTTTGCAGATTCAACAACTTTTATATGATGGAGGTGAAACAGAAAGAGAAAAACAAAAATTGGAAATCAGAAAACTGATCCATTCTGAAGAAAAAAAACTTCTTAGAGAAAAAATATTTAAATCCATATCTATTGCCTATCTTTCTTTCCAAAAACGACAGTTAGTTGATTCGATTTACCAACTTAGATCAGAACGTTACAAACTGGAACAGCAAAAACGGAAAAAAGAAATGGAACTTGGCCTTTCTTCTAAAAGCGAATCAGAATGGCGAAAAGTTTGGGAAGTTGAATTCCAATCCAAATGGATTCATTCTGAATCCGCAAAAAAACTCGCTATTTTGGATTTATACCAAACCATGTCTCTCGATCCGAATGTTCCTATTTCTCTTGCGGGAGGATTTACGGAACGCATTCGTCTGTTTGATCCAAGTTCAGACCAAATGATTGTAAATGAAAATCATCCACTTCGGAGAAAAACAAGGCTACAAATAGAATTAGCAGAACTTGAAGAAGAAAGTTTGGAAAACGATTGGAAGCCAAAATTGGTGTTAGGTGGTTATGTCGGAAAAAGTGGAAATGGAGGTTTCCCACTTCAGAATGAAATTTATGGACTTAGTGTGGGTGTTCAAGCTAACTTGGGTGGAACAAGTTTTCAGTCTAACACACAAAACGGAATCCAGTCGGAAGGAAACGGAATCCAAAGAATTCCAGGTTATGGACCACAACCAGTTGGTCCTGGTGAAAATTCATTTCAAAGTGGATCTATTGGGTTATTTGATGATTTAGGCCGAAACAAAAAAATATTCGATTCCAAAATGAGTCTTTTGCAAGCCAAAGCTGACTGGAAACAATCGGAGATTAGTTTTTTTAGCCAAGTCCATTCAATAGAAATTAAATTACATGAATTGTATCAAAAATACAATCTCTACTTAGAAAGTACTAAATCTAATTTAAACCAACACAGATCCAAACGGGAAGAAAATAAACAAGGACTCATCTCTGAAATCGAATACCTAAAATCAGAGGAAGAAGTATTTGTTGGACTCGAACTTTTGTTGGAACCTTACTTCCAATATATTTCTACGGCATTGGAACTCGTATTGTTGCTTGGAGAAAATCCATTTGATAATCGTTATTACCGGTTAGAACCCAATCGATTCCCAAGTGATCTTTCAAAGATTCTCGCGGATTGGAAAGATCTCCCTCAAAATGATATAAGAAAAATAAACGAACCAATTCAAAAGAAACCTTACCCATTTCTAATGGAGGATCCGTATGAAACTCGTTAG
- a CDS encoding phosphoesterase produces the protein MLFNVPAPITDTGRQTANRPSLWKYRYVLVLISLFGILAVYQLAVVLLLRKTIILPSSPFQGSKLANPYQNWKGEGQEKISLHTHSDEVWFTPERHKVSEIVSEYKREGFSNVAITDYGQISETENPEYIRGLEWGQNIKKRHLLAIGIKKSFYDYFPIYATRENLNWVMDRMQKLGGYVIIPHPKLFDSFSREEMTSLGGFQAVEVYSPYGDDSKILDNLLSQGRNVHCMASDDLHYFPETSIRRFEQPSWKNAIQMLGNQRGRKGESFLRYIVTKEGTKDQSSVLSALQSGSFYCVKKFFHGADDPKVPRIQVTDQKILLSSNERYLEIRFIGQSGEILQVDPDTNIAKYQFQEKDSYVRLEIVGITGSILSNAIYRNN, from the coding sequence ATGCTTTTCAATGTTCCTGCACCCATTACCGACACCGGAAGGCAAACGGCGAACAGACCATCCTTATGGAAGTATCGTTACGTACTGGTTTTAATTTCATTATTTGGAATATTGGCCGTTTACCAACTAGCGGTTGTTCTTCTACTTAGAAAAACGATTATCCTACCTTCCTCACCATTTCAAGGATCCAAACTAGCCAATCCATACCAAAATTGGAAAGGGGAAGGACAAGAAAAGATTTCATTACATACTCATTCTGACGAGGTTTGGTTTACTCCAGAAAGACATAAAGTTTCAGAAATTGTCTCTGAATACAAACGAGAAGGTTTTTCAAATGTTGCCATCACTGATTATGGTCAAATTTCCGAGACAGAAAATCCAGAATACATTCGTGGATTGGAATGGGGACAAAATATAAAAAAACGCCATCTTTTGGCCATTGGAATTAAAAAATCTTTTTATGATTATTTCCCAATTTATGCTACAAGAGAAAATCTCAATTGGGTTATGGATCGTATGCAAAAGTTAGGTGGATATGTTATCATACCCCATCCTAAACTATTTGATTCTTTTTCCAGAGAGGAGATGACTTCTTTAGGTGGTTTTCAAGCTGTAGAAGTATATTCTCCGTATGGAGATGATTCAAAAATTTTGGATAATTTACTTAGCCAAGGACGAAATGTTCACTGTATGGCAAGTGATGACTTACATTATTTTCCTGAAACTTCAATCAGACGTTTTGAGCAGCCAAGTTGGAAAAATGCCATTCAAATGTTGGGCAACCAAAGAGGGCGGAAAGGGGAAAGTTTTCTTCGTTATATCGTTACAAAAGAAGGAACAAAAGACCAATCCTCCGTATTATCGGCTCTACAATCAGGATCGTTTTATTGTGTGAAAAAGTTTTTCCATGGAGCAGACGATCCAAAGGTTCCAAGAATCCAAGTGACGGACCAGAAGATTCTATTGAGTTCTAACGAGCGTTATTTAGAAATACGTTTTATTGGCCAATCAGGTGAGATTTTACAAGTGGACCCGGACACAAATATTGCCAAATATCAATTTCAAGAAAAAGATTCTTATGTGAGGTTGGAGATCGTGGGTATCACTGGATCCATTCTCTCCAACGCAATTTATAGAAACAACTAG